A genomic region of Gemmata massiliana contains the following coding sequences:
- a CDS encoding sulfurtransferase — MARADIGIISPAEAKKLIEDADPAKRPIVLDTRGGYKDYFRGHLPSAHHLNFDTLRGTDNGVPVQYLPDDLTKALLVRAGVNKDRLHLIYATGDKLPNDEILSASMVAYVLEKYGVENIRIVDGGLPEWTKQKLPVTQEYFGNPKGTLPEKGKPEIALTVDDVLKRKPGTVLVDARPHNEYVGDDDIWLRKGHIPGAISFHWARLMEKDNTHKFLAFEKVKADLEAAGLKADAEIYVYCGTSREGSLLRFYLKHVAKYPNVRLYEGSWKEYASLKQFPAEKDAPKK; from the coding sequence ATGGCTCGTGCCGATATCGGGATCATTTCCCCCGCCGAGGCAAAGAAGCTGATCGAGGACGCGGACCCGGCCAAGCGCCCGATCGTGCTCGACACCCGGGGCGGGTACAAGGACTACTTCCGCGGGCACCTGCCCAGCGCGCACCACCTGAACTTCGACACCCTGCGCGGGACCGACAACGGGGTTCCCGTGCAGTACCTCCCGGACGACCTGACGAAAGCCCTACTGGTCCGGGCCGGGGTGAACAAGGACCGGCTGCACCTGATCTACGCGACCGGAGACAAGCTCCCCAACGACGAGATCCTGAGCGCCAGCATGGTGGCCTACGTGCTCGAGAAGTACGGGGTCGAAAACATCCGGATCGTGGATGGGGGGCTACCCGAGTGGACCAAGCAGAAGCTCCCGGTGACCCAGGAGTACTTCGGGAACCCGAAGGGCACGCTCCCCGAGAAGGGCAAGCCCGAGATCGCACTGACCGTGGATGACGTGCTCAAGCGCAAGCCCGGTACCGTGCTCGTGGACGCGCGGCCCCACAACGAGTACGTGGGCGACGACGACATCTGGCTCCGCAAGGGGCACATCCCGGGGGCCATCAGTTTCCACTGGGCGCGCCTCATGGAGAAGGACAACACCCACAAGTTCCTCGCGTTCGAGAAGGTCAAGGCGGACCTCGAAGCGGCCGGTCTGAAGGCGGACGCGGAGATCTACGTGTACTGCGGTACGTCGCGCGAGGGGAGCCTGCTCCGGTTCTACCTCAAGCACGTTGCCAAGTACCCCAACGTGCGCCTCTATGAAGGGTCGTGGAAAGAGTACGCCTCACTCAAGCAATTCCCCGCAGAGAAAGACGCGCCCAAGAAATAG